Proteins encoded in a region of the Vicia villosa cultivar HV-30 ecotype Madison, WI linkage group LG5, Vvil1.0, whole genome shotgun sequence genome:
- the LOC131603750 gene encoding probable trehalase isoform X1 → MANIFSYLSLSLTLLFTLTLTITVTESSKFMDDDVKSSIPLVSFLERLQQTAFDTFNDPKFDPKTYVDLPLKFPLSVTDAAFQNLPKTSTGAVSVNDLKVFIGKYFEGAGDDLALFHPEDFVPEPEGFLPKVKNREVRDWAVKVHSLWKNLSRKVSGKVKAHPSYHTLLPVPGNVVIPGSRFREVYYWDSYWVIRGLLVSKMYKTAKSIVINLISFIDEYGFVLNGARAYYTNRSQPPLLSAMIYEIYKGTGDVELVKRSLPALLKEYEFWNSDIHKVTVSDAQGCTHTLNRYNARWNKPRPESSTMDKASASNFTTVSEKQHFYRQLASAAESGWDFSTRWMRHPPNFTTLSTTSVIPVDLNAFILGMELNIAFFANVTGDNSTAKHFRQISDVRKEAINSIFWNANKKQWFDCWLSNASSEKVHVWDTLHQNKNVFASNFVPLWMKPFYSDATLVTNVLESLKTSGLLHAAGVATSLTNSGQQWDFPNGWAPLQHMLVEGLIKSGLKEARSLAEEIAIRWITTNYIVYKKTGVMHEKFDVEKCGEFGGGGEYVPQTGFGWSNGVVLAFLEEFGWPEDRKIEC, encoded by the exons ATGGCcaatattttttcatatttatcaCTCTCACTAACACTTCTCTTTACTCTTACACTTACCATTACAGTAACAGAATCATCAAAATTCATGGACGACGACGTGAAATCTTCCATTCCTCTAGTATCATTTCTCGAACGTCTTCAACAAACTGCATTTGATACATTCAACGATCCTAAATTCGACCCTAAAACCTATGTCGATTTACCTCTTAAATTTCCTCTTTCTGTAACTGACGCCGCCTTCCAGAATCTTCCGAAAACCTCCACCGGTGCTGTTTCTGTTAACGATTTAAAGGTTTTTATTGGTAAGTATTTTGAAGGTGCAGGGGATGATTTGGCGTTATTTCATCCAGAGGATTTTGTTCCCGAGCCGGAGGGCTTTTTGCCCAAAGTGAAGAACCGTGAGGTGAGAGATTGGGCGGTTAAGGTTCATTCTCTTTGGAAAAACTTGAGTAGGAAGGTATCTGGCAAGGTGAAGGCTCACCCTAGTTACCATACTCTTCTTCCTGTTCCTGGTAATGTTGTTATTCCTGGTTCGCGGTTTCGGGAGGTTTATTATTGGGATTCTTACTGGGTGATTAG AGGGTTGTTGGTGAGTAAAATGTATAAGACTGCTAAATCTATTGTCATCAATCTCATTTCCTTCATTGATGAGTATGGGTTTGTTCTTAATGGTGCTAGAGCATACTACACTAACAGGAG CCAGCCTCCTCTCTTAAGCGCTATGATTTATGAGATATACAAAGGCACCGGTGATGTAGAATTAGTTAAAAGATCTCTACCTGCACTACTCAAAGAATATGAGTTTTGGAATTCAG ATATACATAAAGTGACCGTATCGGATGCTCAAGGTTGCACTCACACCTTAAATCGCTATAACGCAAGGTGGAACAAACCCAGGCCCGAATCGTCCACAATG GACAAAGCATCTGCTTCCAATTTTACGACTGTTTCAGAAAAACAACATTTTTACCGTCAACTGGCATCAGCTGCTGAATCAGGATGGGATTTCAGCACAAGATGGATGAG ACACCCTCCTAACTTCACGACATTGTCTACAACATCAGTGATACCTGTTGATTTAAATGCATTTATACTTGGG ATGGAACTTAATATTGCCTTCTTTGCAAATGTTACCGGAGATAATAGCACTGCCAAACATTTCCGGCAAATTTCAGATGTTAGAAAGGAGGCAATAAACTCTATTTTCTGGAATGCAAACAAGAAACAGTGGTTTGATTGCTGGCTCAGCAATGCCTCATCTGAG AAGGTGCATGTTTGGGATACTCTTCACCAGAATAAAAATGTATTTGCTTCCAATTTTGTTCCTCTGTGGATGAAGCCATTTTACTCAG ATGCTACACTTGTGACTAATGTTCTCGAAAGTCTCAAAACATCTGGCCTTCTTCATGCTGCTGGAGTTGCGACTTCTTTGACTAATTCAGGACAGCAGTG GGACTTTCCGAATGGTTGGGCTCCACTTCAACACATGTTAGTTGAAGGCCTTATTAAATCAGGGTTGAAAGAAGCAAGGTCATTGGCTGAAGAAATTGCCATCAGATGGATCACAACGAATTATATCGTTTACAAAAAAACAGGTGTAATGCACGAAAAGTTTGACGTTGAGAAATGCGGAGAATTCGGAGGTGGTGGTGAATACGTACCTCAG ACTGGTTTTGGCTGGTCGAATGGAGTTGTGTTGGCATTCTTGGAAGAGTTTGGATGGCCTGAAGATCGTAAAATAGAATGCTGA
- the LOC131603750 gene encoding trehalase isoform X3 → MDDDVKSSIPLVSFLERLQQTAFDTFNDPKFDPKTYVDLPLKFPLSVTDAAFQNLPKTSTGAVSVNDLKVFIGKYFEGAGDDLALFHPEDFVPEPEGFLPKVKNREVRDWAVKVHSLWKNLSRKVSGKVKAHPSYHTLLPVPGNVVIPGSRFREVYYWDSYWVIRGLLVSKMYKTAKSIVINLISFIDEYGFVLNGARAYYTNRSQPPLLSAMIYEIYKGTGDVELVKRSLPALLKEYEFWNSDIHKVTVSDAQGCTHTLNRYNARWNKPRPESSTMDKASASNFTTVSEKQHFYRQLASAAESGWDFSTRWMRHPPNFTTLSTTSVIPVDLNAFILGMELNIAFFANVTGDNSTAKHFRQISDVRKEAINSIFWNANKKQWFDCWLSNASSEKVHVWDTLHQNKNVFASNFVPLWMKPFYSDATLVTNVLESLKTSGLLHAAGVATSLTNSGQQWDFPNGWAPLQHMLVEGLIKSGLKEARSLAEEIAIRWITTNYIVYKKTGVMHEKFDVEKCGEFGGGGEYVPQTGFGWSNGVVLAFLEEFGWPEDRKIEC, encoded by the exons ATGGACGACGACGTGAAATCTTCCATTCCTCTAGTATCATTTCTCGAACGTCTTCAACAAACTGCATTTGATACATTCAACGATCCTAAATTCGACCCTAAAACCTATGTCGATTTACCTCTTAAATTTCCTCTTTCTGTAACTGACGCCGCCTTCCAGAATCTTCCGAAAACCTCCACCGGTGCTGTTTCTGTTAACGATTTAAAGGTTTTTATTGGTAAGTATTTTGAAGGTGCAGGGGATGATTTGGCGTTATTTCATCCAGAGGATTTTGTTCCCGAGCCGGAGGGCTTTTTGCCCAAAGTGAAGAACCGTGAGGTGAGAGATTGGGCGGTTAAGGTTCATTCTCTTTGGAAAAACTTGAGTAGGAAGGTATCTGGCAAGGTGAAGGCTCACCCTAGTTACCATACTCTTCTTCCTGTTCCTGGTAATGTTGTTATTCCTGGTTCGCGGTTTCGGGAGGTTTATTATTGGGATTCTTACTGGGTGATTAG AGGGTTGTTGGTGAGTAAAATGTATAAGACTGCTAAATCTATTGTCATCAATCTCATTTCCTTCATTGATGAGTATGGGTTTGTTCTTAATGGTGCTAGAGCATACTACACTAACAGGAG CCAGCCTCCTCTCTTAAGCGCTATGATTTATGAGATATACAAAGGCACCGGTGATGTAGAATTAGTTAAAAGATCTCTACCTGCACTACTCAAAGAATATGAGTTTTGGAATTCAG ATATACATAAAGTGACCGTATCGGATGCTCAAGGTTGCACTCACACCTTAAATCGCTATAACGCAAGGTGGAACAAACCCAGGCCCGAATCGTCCACAATG GACAAAGCATCTGCTTCCAATTTTACGACTGTTTCAGAAAAACAACATTTTTACCGTCAACTGGCATCAGCTGCTGAATCAGGATGGGATTTCAGCACAAGATGGATGAG ACACCCTCCTAACTTCACGACATTGTCTACAACATCAGTGATACCTGTTGATTTAAATGCATTTATACTTGGG ATGGAACTTAATATTGCCTTCTTTGCAAATGTTACCGGAGATAATAGCACTGCCAAACATTTCCGGCAAATTTCAGATGTTAGAAAGGAGGCAATAAACTCTATTTTCTGGAATGCAAACAAGAAACAGTGGTTTGATTGCTGGCTCAGCAATGCCTCATCTGAG AAGGTGCATGTTTGGGATACTCTTCACCAGAATAAAAATGTATTTGCTTCCAATTTTGTTCCTCTGTGGATGAAGCCATTTTACTCAG ATGCTACACTTGTGACTAATGTTCTCGAAAGTCTCAAAACATCTGGCCTTCTTCATGCTGCTGGAGTTGCGACTTCTTTGACTAATTCAGGACAGCAGTG GGACTTTCCGAATGGTTGGGCTCCACTTCAACACATGTTAGTTGAAGGCCTTATTAAATCAGGGTTGAAAGAAGCAAGGTCATTGGCTGAAGAAATTGCCATCAGATGGATCACAACGAATTATATCGTTTACAAAAAAACAGGTGTAATGCACGAAAAGTTTGACGTTGAGAAATGCGGAGAATTCGGAGGTGGTGGTGAATACGTACCTCAG ACTGGTTTTGGCTGGTCGAATGGAGTTGTGTTGGCATTCTTGGAAGAGTTTGGATGGCCTGAAGATCGTAAAATAGAATGCTGA
- the LOC131603750 gene encoding probable trehalase isoform X2: protein MANIFSYLSLSLTLLFTLTLTITVTESSKFMDDDVKSSIPLVSFLERLQQTAFDTFNDPKFDPKTYVDLPLKFPLSVTDAAFQNLPKTSTGAVSVNDLKVFIGKYFEGAGDDLALFHPEDFVPEPEGFLPKVKNREVRDWAVKVHSLWKNLSRKVSGKVKAHPSYHTLLPVPGNVVIPGSRFREVYYWDSYWVIRGLLVSKMYKTAKSIVINLISFIDEYGFVLNGARAYYTNRSQPPLLSAMIYEIYKGTGDVELVKRSLPALLKEYEFWNSDIHKVTVSDAQGCTHTLNRYNARWNKPRPESSTMDKASASNFTTVSEKQHFYRQLASAAESGWDFSTRWMRHPPNFTTLSTTSVIPVDLNAFILGMELNIAFFANVTGDNSTAKHFRQISDVRKEAINSIFWNANKKQWFDCWLSNASSEVHVWDTLHQNKNVFASNFVPLWMKPFYSDATLVTNVLESLKTSGLLHAAGVATSLTNSGQQWDFPNGWAPLQHMLVEGLIKSGLKEARSLAEEIAIRWITTNYIVYKKTGVMHEKFDVEKCGEFGGGGEYVPQTGFGWSNGVVLAFLEEFGWPEDRKIEC from the exons ATGGCcaatattttttcatatttatcaCTCTCACTAACACTTCTCTTTACTCTTACACTTACCATTACAGTAACAGAATCATCAAAATTCATGGACGACGACGTGAAATCTTCCATTCCTCTAGTATCATTTCTCGAACGTCTTCAACAAACTGCATTTGATACATTCAACGATCCTAAATTCGACCCTAAAACCTATGTCGATTTACCTCTTAAATTTCCTCTTTCTGTAACTGACGCCGCCTTCCAGAATCTTCCGAAAACCTCCACCGGTGCTGTTTCTGTTAACGATTTAAAGGTTTTTATTGGTAAGTATTTTGAAGGTGCAGGGGATGATTTGGCGTTATTTCATCCAGAGGATTTTGTTCCCGAGCCGGAGGGCTTTTTGCCCAAAGTGAAGAACCGTGAGGTGAGAGATTGGGCGGTTAAGGTTCATTCTCTTTGGAAAAACTTGAGTAGGAAGGTATCTGGCAAGGTGAAGGCTCACCCTAGTTACCATACTCTTCTTCCTGTTCCTGGTAATGTTGTTATTCCTGGTTCGCGGTTTCGGGAGGTTTATTATTGGGATTCTTACTGGGTGATTAG AGGGTTGTTGGTGAGTAAAATGTATAAGACTGCTAAATCTATTGTCATCAATCTCATTTCCTTCATTGATGAGTATGGGTTTGTTCTTAATGGTGCTAGAGCATACTACACTAACAGGAG CCAGCCTCCTCTCTTAAGCGCTATGATTTATGAGATATACAAAGGCACCGGTGATGTAGAATTAGTTAAAAGATCTCTACCTGCACTACTCAAAGAATATGAGTTTTGGAATTCAG ATATACATAAAGTGACCGTATCGGATGCTCAAGGTTGCACTCACACCTTAAATCGCTATAACGCAAGGTGGAACAAACCCAGGCCCGAATCGTCCACAATG GACAAAGCATCTGCTTCCAATTTTACGACTGTTTCAGAAAAACAACATTTTTACCGTCAACTGGCATCAGCTGCTGAATCAGGATGGGATTTCAGCACAAGATGGATGAG ACACCCTCCTAACTTCACGACATTGTCTACAACATCAGTGATACCTGTTGATTTAAATGCATTTATACTTGGG ATGGAACTTAATATTGCCTTCTTTGCAAATGTTACCGGAGATAATAGCACTGCCAAACATTTCCGGCAAATTTCAGATGTTAGAAAGGAGGCAATAAACTCTATTTTCTGGAATGCAAACAAGAAACAGTGGTTTGATTGCTGGCTCAGCAATGCCTCATCTGAG GTGCATGTTTGGGATACTCTTCACCAGAATAAAAATGTATTTGCTTCCAATTTTGTTCCTCTGTGGATGAAGCCATTTTACTCAG ATGCTACACTTGTGACTAATGTTCTCGAAAGTCTCAAAACATCTGGCCTTCTTCATGCTGCTGGAGTTGCGACTTCTTTGACTAATTCAGGACAGCAGTG GGACTTTCCGAATGGTTGGGCTCCACTTCAACACATGTTAGTTGAAGGCCTTATTAAATCAGGGTTGAAAGAAGCAAGGTCATTGGCTGAAGAAATTGCCATCAGATGGATCACAACGAATTATATCGTTTACAAAAAAACAGGTGTAATGCACGAAAAGTTTGACGTTGAGAAATGCGGAGAATTCGGAGGTGGTGGTGAATACGTACCTCAG ACTGGTTTTGGCTGGTCGAATGGAGTTGTGTTGGCATTCTTGGAAGAGTTTGGATGGCCTGAAGATCGTAAAATAGAATGCTGA